A genome region from Coraliomargarita parva includes the following:
- a CDS encoding phosphodiester glycosidase family protein has translation MKIIIASLLILGSVACAERSFIVEKEGVSIHAIEFRKDENLDFELIDGAKKKSYVSDHYSPESNIFTVNAGYFDGNLNPIGYFRIDGKAISTTRNPKLSGFITITDKGKLSLHWKDIPEGEYRDVLQAGPFIIDPGGTIGIHARSGKEAKRTVIGQTEDERILVLTTTEVFLYDLARILKSEIPELERALNLDGGPSVGLIYGDTRIKNANPVRNFLTKRKGEPDAAVNASQPAGLSENHLHD, from the coding sequence ATGAAAATCATCATCGCCAGCTTGCTCATCCTTGGAAGCGTGGCCTGCGCTGAGCGATCTTTCATCGTAGAAAAAGAAGGGGTGAGCATCCATGCGATCGAGTTCAGGAAAGATGAGAATCTCGATTTTGAATTAATCGACGGAGCGAAAAAGAAAAGTTACGTCTCTGACCACTACTCCCCTGAGAGTAATATCTTCACAGTCAATGCTGGCTATTTTGACGGCAATCTGAACCCCATCGGTTACTTTCGAATCGACGGGAAAGCCATATCGACTACCCGCAATCCTAAGCTATCTGGATTCATCACTATTACGGATAAAGGTAAGCTATCACTGCACTGGAAGGACATCCCAGAAGGAGAATACAGAGACGTTCTACAGGCTGGACCCTTTATTATTGATCCAGGTGGAACCATTGGGATCCACGCGCGCTCGGGGAAAGAAGCAAAGCGAACAGTCATTGGACAGACAGAAGATGAGAGAATATTGGTTCTGACCACGACCGAGGTCTTTCTTTATGACTTAGCTCGGATCTTGAAATCCGAGATCCCAGAATTGGAGCGAGCGCTGAATTTGGATGGTGGACCTTCTGTCGGACTGATTTATGGGGATACTCGAATTAAGAATGCGAACCCGGTGAGAAACTTCTTAACGAAACGGAAAGGTGAACCAGACGCGGCAGTCAATGCGAGTCAGCCCGCTGGATTGTCCGAGAACCACTTGCACGATTGA
- a CDS encoding integron integrase, whose protein sequence is MAAVHFPDWGSALESDMKLSESERTAFKITIRWFLSHCKRNGVGADIEQARAFVVNAQAEKQPKDWVLQRWKEAINWFFRNAPKEKRKDTGCREAANGSNGCESPETEYKAELKAGRQTCAAARSRGPEAQPARMADSEPEWRLKAVRMARIRSYSYRTEKAYLQWLSRFASYWKTQDLEALGENEIKLYLDHLAVKEKVSGGTQRLALNALVFFYRDTLKRELGDFSDYKKASTGKRIPVVLSVEEIRRLFAELNPHVALMAHLQYGAGLRVSELVRLRIKDVDFEQKQVIVRGGKGDKDRTTLLPESLVPRLKAQQTEARKLYEKDRKDRVAGVWLPEALARKFRHGGERWEWFWFWPAAGLAEDPRSPGTVRRHHVAAKVYQAAISRAAREAGIPKRVTSHVLRHSFATHLLSSGTDLCRIQELLGHTELETTRIYLHVDNNRKTTSPADSL, encoded by the coding sequence ATGGCAGCGGTTCATTTTCCGGATTGGGGCTCGGCGTTGGAGTCCGACATGAAGCTGAGTGAGTCTGAGCGCACCGCGTTCAAGATCACGATCCGGTGGTTTTTGTCCCATTGTAAGCGAAACGGCGTGGGTGCGGACATCGAGCAAGCGCGAGCCTTCGTGGTGAATGCGCAAGCAGAGAAGCAACCAAAGGATTGGGTCCTCCAACGGTGGAAGGAAGCGATCAACTGGTTTTTCCGGAATGCGCCGAAAGAGAAGCGGAAGGATACAGGCTGTCGGGAAGCAGCTAATGGCTCTAATGGCTGCGAATCGCCGGAAACCGAATACAAAGCTGAGCTCAAAGCAGGCAGGCAGACATGTGCTGCGGCACGGTCGCGCGGGCCGGAAGCACAACCGGCCCGCATGGCGGATTCGGAGCCGGAGTGGCGTTTAAAGGCGGTGCGTATGGCGCGCATACGAAGCTACAGTTACCGAACGGAGAAGGCCTATTTGCAGTGGCTGTCCCGTTTTGCCAGCTACTGGAAAACGCAGGATCTGGAAGCACTTGGCGAGAACGAGATCAAACTGTATCTCGATCATCTGGCGGTGAAGGAAAAGGTCAGCGGCGGGACGCAACGGCTGGCATTGAACGCGTTGGTGTTTTTCTACCGCGATACCTTGAAGCGTGAGCTGGGTGATTTTTCCGACTACAAGAAGGCGAGCACGGGCAAGCGGATACCGGTGGTGTTGAGTGTCGAGGAGATCCGGCGCTTGTTTGCGGAATTGAACCCGCACGTCGCCCTGATGGCGCATTTACAGTATGGTGCTGGGTTGCGGGTTTCGGAACTGGTGCGGTTGCGGATCAAGGATGTGGATTTCGAGCAGAAGCAGGTCATCGTGCGTGGTGGCAAGGGCGACAAGGACCGGACTACCTTGCTGCCGGAATCGTTGGTCCCGCGCTTAAAGGCGCAGCAGACCGAGGCGCGGAAGCTCTACGAGAAAGACCGGAAAGATCGCGTGGCGGGAGTCTGGTTACCGGAGGCGTTGGCGCGGAAGTTCCGTCATGGCGGGGAGCGTTGGGAGTGGTTCTGGTTCTGGCCGGCGGCTGGACTGGCGGAAGATCCTCGCTCGCCGGGAACGGTGCGTCGGCATCATGTAGCGGCCAAGGTATATCAGGCGGCAATCTCGCGTGCGGCCCGGGAGGCGGGCATTCCGAAACGGGTCACTTCGCATGTGCTTAGGCACAGCTTTGCCACGCACTTGCTTAGCAGCGGTACGGATTTGTGCCGTATCCAGGAATTACTCGGACATACGGAACTCGAGACGACGCGCATTTATTTGCATGTCGACAACAACCGGAAGACAACGAGTCCGGCGGATAGCCTGTAG
- a CDS encoding MBL fold metallo-hydrolase: MKLIDLNRHGGIGANSIFVQIGDFNILVDAGLHPKMVGKEALPDFEPIEDLDLDLIILTHCHLDHLGGLPIVASLHPDAPIITSLPNLTLAPRMLRNSINVMKRQRQELNILDYPLFLHRDVAAVSKRLVGQRFERGEVYLKGKDRIEVTLHPAGHVAGAAAVEFIHKHRRIVFSGDVLFEAQRTLPGAHLPKGKIDTLILETTRGRTARKPEVNRASEVDRLIDTVAAILERGGSCLIPVFALGRMQELFKILYEARNFGRLPRCPVFAAGLGIDLCNHFEKIRRSTRLVDFDLGMLEKMRVQQPDPKMRPGRDLPRKGIYLVSSGMMVEHTPSYHIAASLLPHPDNGICFVGYCDPETPGGEILAEPEAENYFFDALDYLAPRQASVDQFDLSGHADREELAAYAVQSEARAVVLTHGDADAREWFLEELQANMPDSTVINPEPLCQYQI; this comes from the coding sequence ATGAAGCTAATCGACCTCAACCGTCACGGCGGCATCGGCGCCAACTCCATCTTTGTTCAAATCGGCGACTTCAATATACTGGTCGATGCCGGCCTGCACCCGAAAATGGTCGGCAAGGAAGCCCTGCCCGATTTCGAACCGATCGAAGACCTGGATCTGGACCTGATCATCCTCACCCACTGCCACCTCGACCACTTGGGCGGGCTGCCGATCGTCGCCTCCCTCCACCCCGACGCCCCGATCATCACCTCGCTGCCGAATCTCACCCTCGCACCGAGGATGCTGCGAAACTCGATCAATGTGATGAAGCGGCAGCGGCAGGAATTGAACATCCTCGACTACCCGCTCTTCCTGCACCGCGATGTGGCCGCCGTTTCGAAGCGCTTGGTCGGCCAGCGCTTCGAGCGGGGCGAGGTCTACCTCAAGGGCAAGGACCGGATCGAGGTGACCCTCCACCCAGCCGGTCACGTGGCCGGAGCCGCCGCCGTCGAGTTCATCCATAAGCACCGGCGCATCGTATTCAGCGGCGACGTCCTGTTCGAGGCCCAGCGAACCCTTCCGGGCGCACACCTGCCCAAAGGCAAGATCGACACCTTGATCCTGGAAACCACCCGGGGACGAACCGCCCGTAAGCCCGAAGTCAACCGCGCGAGTGAAGTCGACCGGCTGATCGACACCGTCGCGGCCATCCTCGAACGAGGCGGCAGCTGCCTGATTCCCGTCTTTGCCCTCGGCCGGATGCAGGAACTGTTCAAGATCCTCTACGAAGCACGGAATTTCGGTCGATTGCCACGCTGCCCCGTCTTTGCGGCGGGCCTGGGCATCGACCTTTGCAATCATTTTGAAAAGATCCGCCGGAGTACGCGTCTCGTCGACTTCGACCTGGGCATGTTGGAAAAGATGCGGGTCCAGCAACCGGACCCCAAAATGCGCCCGGGCCGCGACCTGCCCCGCAAGGGCATCTACCTGGTCAGCAGTGGGATGATGGTGGAACACACGCCCTCCTACCATATTGCGGCTTCCCTGCTCCCCCATCCCGACAACGGGATCTGCTTCGTCGGCTACTGCGACCCCGAAACTCCGGGTGGCGAAATCCTGGCGGAACCGGAGGCGGAAAACTACTTCTTCGATGCCCTCGACTACCTGGCCCCGAGGCAAGCCAGTGTCGACCAGTTCGACCTCAGCGGCCACGCCGACCGCGAGGAGCTCGCAGCCTATGCCGTCCAATCCGAAGCGCGGGCCGTCGTCCTCACCCACGGCGATGCGGATGCGCGCGAGTGGTTCCTGGAGGAATTGCAGGCCAACATGCCAGACAGCACGGTGATCAATCCTGAACCGCTCTGCCAGTACCAAATCTGA
- a CDS encoding cation diffusion facilitator family transporter, with protein sequence MEDGLRITWIGMAINLLLGLGKVVAGWYLSSKALMADGLHSLIDLLTDVAVIFGLIMARRPEDANHHYGHHKFVSLSKLFIGGALVVFAGGLLVTVLIDLRTGRGAPKAEGAFLVACLSLLAKEGLFWWTRAVARRLKSDLLMANAWHHRMDSISSLGVAVALVAVWIGGADWAFLDGAVTLVLGFYLLLEAFKIFRRACDDLLDAAPEQEIIEDFREHILQVPGALAYHDFRVRRVGDVYEVDLHLQVEPELTVERGHAIAREVKQQMLEMHPEVSKVLIHVEPANDEHIKQSGIFDVENSPPGAIVD encoded by the coding sequence ATGGAAGACGGACTGCGGATCACGTGGATCGGGATGGCGATTAACCTCTTGCTGGGCTTGGGCAAGGTGGTTGCCGGTTGGTACCTGTCTTCCAAGGCCTTGATGGCCGACGGCTTACACAGCCTGATCGACCTGTTGACCGATGTGGCGGTCATTTTTGGGCTGATCATGGCGCGGCGTCCGGAAGATGCGAACCACCATTACGGGCATCATAAGTTTGTCAGTTTATCCAAGCTGTTCATCGGTGGGGCCTTGGTTGTCTTTGCCGGCGGCTTGCTGGTCACGGTGCTGATCGACCTGCGTACCGGCCGCGGGGCGCCCAAGGCGGAGGGCGCATTCCTGGTCGCCTGTTTGAGCCTCTTGGCCAAGGAGGGACTCTTCTGGTGGACGCGCGCGGTCGCTCGACGGCTCAAGTCGGACCTGCTCATGGCGAATGCCTGGCACCACCGGATGGACAGTATTTCCTCGCTGGGGGTGGCCGTGGCACTGGTAGCGGTCTGGATCGGCGGGGCGGATTGGGCCTTTCTCGACGGGGCGGTCACGCTGGTACTCGGCTTCTACCTCCTGCTGGAGGCCTTCAAGATCTTTCGCCGGGCCTGCGACGACCTCCTGGATGCAGCGCCCGAGCAGGAGATCATCGAGGATTTTCGGGAGCACATCCTGCAGGTGCCGGGGGCGCTCGCCTACCACGATTTCCGGGTACGCCGGGTCGGGGACGTTTACGAGGTGGACCTGCACCTTCAGGTCGAGCCCGAGTTGACGGTGGAGCGCGGACATGCGATTGCCCGGGAGGTCAAGCAGCAGATGCTGGAGATGCACCCTGAAGTCAGCAAGGTCTTGATCCATGTGGAGCCTGCGAATGACGAACACATCAAGCAAAGCGGGATTTTTGACGTGGAAAATTCACCTCCGGGCGCGATCGTGGATTGA
- the purH gene encoding bifunctional phosphoribosylaminoimidazolecarboxamide formyltransferase/IMP cyclohydrolase has protein sequence MQKTALLSVSDKTGLVPFAKALVETHNYRLLSTGGTAKLLEKEGIPVTEVSDYTGFPEMMEGRVKTLHPKIHGGLLARRDKEDHMAAAAEHGIDMIDLVVVNLYPFEATVAKPDVSFELAIENIDIGGPSMLRSAAKNHASVSVVVDAADYDRVLAAMDDEAALSQLRRELALKVFQRTSAYDGAISQYLEKELQSDEPDLAEISGIPSKLDIQLPQAQILRYGENPHQQAALYGSFFDCFEQLQGKELSFNNIIDITAATYLIGEFQKPTVAILKHTNPCGVASADNLVTAWEQAFVTDQQAPFGGIIVANQTIDVDLAAIIGKIFCEVIIAPDFTPAARELFGKKKNLRLMTVKDSLPADSMREVRSVVGGILMQDRDTMPDRPSDWKVVTKRQPTEEEMRAMIFGWNVVKHVKSNAIVYAGCERTLGVGAGQMSRVDSSKIAVWKAGEAGLSLDGSVVCSDAFFPFADGLIAAAEAGAKAAIQPGGSVRDEEVIAAADERGMAMIFTGKRHFKH, from the coding sequence ATGCAAAAGACCGCACTCCTCTCTGTCAGTGATAAAACCGGGCTCGTGCCCTTTGCCAAGGCGCTCGTCGAGACGCACAATTACCGTCTGCTCTCGACCGGCGGCACCGCCAAGCTCCTGGAAAAAGAAGGCATTCCGGTGACCGAGGTCAGCGACTACACCGGTTTTCCCGAGATGATGGAAGGGCGCGTCAAGACCCTGCACCCGAAGATTCACGGCGGCTTGCTGGCCCGCCGCGACAAGGAGGACCACATGGCTGCCGCGGCCGAGCACGGCATCGACATGATCGACCTCGTGGTGGTCAACCTCTATCCCTTTGAAGCCACCGTGGCTAAGCCGGATGTGAGCTTCGAGCTGGCTATCGAGAACATCGACATCGGCGGTCCCTCCATGCTCCGCAGTGCGGCCAAGAACCACGCCTCCGTCTCGGTCGTGGTCGATGCGGCCGATTACGACCGCGTCCTTGCTGCCATGGATGACGAAGCCGCTCTGAGCCAACTGCGCCGCGAACTGGCCCTCAAGGTTTTCCAACGCACATCCGCCTACGACGGTGCGATTTCCCAGTACCTGGAGAAGGAGCTGCAGTCCGACGAGCCGGACCTCGCCGAAATCTCCGGCATTCCCTCCAAGTTGGACATCCAGTTGCCCCAGGCGCAGATCCTGCGCTACGGCGAAAATCCGCACCAGCAGGCCGCCCTCTACGGCAGCTTCTTCGATTGCTTCGAGCAGCTGCAGGGCAAGGAGCTCAGCTTTAACAATATCATCGATATCACGGCCGCCACTTACCTGATCGGCGAGTTCCAGAAGCCGACTGTGGCCATCCTCAAACACACCAACCCCTGTGGTGTGGCTTCCGCTGACAATCTCGTCACCGCCTGGGAGCAGGCGTTCGTGACCGACCAGCAGGCACCCTTCGGCGGCATCATCGTGGCCAACCAGACGATCGACGTGGATCTGGCCGCCATTATCGGCAAGATCTTCTGCGAGGTGATCATCGCTCCCGACTTTACGCCGGCCGCCCGTGAGCTCTTCGGTAAGAAAAAGAACCTGCGCCTCATGACCGTGAAGGACAGCCTGCCGGCCGATTCCATGCGCGAGGTCCGCTCCGTCGTGGGCGGTATCCTGATGCAGGACCGCGATACCATGCCGGACCGTCCGAGCGACTGGAAGGTCGTGACCAAGCGCCAGCCCACCGAAGAGGAAATGCGCGCCATGATCTTCGGCTGGAATGTGGTCAAGCACGTCAAGTCCAACGCGATCGTCTATGCCGGCTGCGAGCGTACCCTCGGTGTGGGTGCCGGACAAATGTCACGTGTGGACAGCTCCAAGATCGCGGTCTGGAAGGCGGGCGAGGCCGGTCTTTCCCTCGACGGTTCCGTGGTCTGCTCGGATGCTTTCTTCCCCTTCGCCGACGGTCTCATCGCCGCCGCCGAAGCCGGAGCCAAGGCCGCCATCCAGCCGGGTGGTTCCGTCCGCGACGAGGAAGTCATTGCCGCCGCCGACGAGCGTGGCATGGCCATGATCTTCACCGGCAAGCGCCACTTCAAGCACTAG
- a CDS encoding class II glutamine amidotransferase, protein MSDFLKHECGIAMIRLLKPLGYYQEKYGTALYGFNQLFLLMEKQHNRGQDGAGIGCVKLNVSPGRSYMARERSIKANPLARIFKDQLKDYHKMVDKGIIHPEFAATVKENFDFGGEILLGHLRYGTSGVYTSKNCHPFVRQSNWPTKNLMLAGNFTITNEKDLNNSLINRGQHPIFGTDTQAVLEEVGFHLDEAHDAIYHRMRDQNMDGRRIPKIISKELDPIRILQKSAEGWDGGYTIAGLIGNGDAFVMRDPRGIRPCFYFQNDEIIAFASERVALMTIFNQPQESVCELDPGTAIVIKNDGKIYSDRFIEDEPVKPCAFERIYFSRGNDPDIYQERKALGGALLDQVVESIDNDFTNSVFSFIPNTAETAYYGLLESVRIHRRKEVKAAIIKAQAEGTLNEDLLDQLIMDNWPRGEKIAHKDIKLRTFISQEKGRAQLVSHVYDITYGVVKSKDCLVVIDDSIVRGTTLKESILKILSRTNPRKIVIASTAPQIRYPDCYGIDMSELGKFIAFKATVALLKEDGASDILQEIYRDCLAQKDLPASEMVNHVRRIYDRYTDDQISAKIAELVYPKNIPWKGDLDIVFLTVEKMREAIPVNNGDWYFTGNYPTPGGYSVLNRAFINYYEKKDGRAY, encoded by the coding sequence ATGAGCGACTTTTTGAAGCATGAATGCGGTATCGCGATGATCCGACTCCTCAAGCCTCTCGGTTACTACCAGGAGAAGTACGGGACTGCGCTGTACGGGTTTAACCAGCTTTTCCTTCTTATGGAAAAGCAGCACAACCGGGGGCAGGACGGTGCGGGTATCGGCTGCGTGAAGCTCAACGTCTCTCCCGGGCGGTCTTACATGGCCCGGGAGCGCAGTATTAAGGCGAACCCGCTGGCCCGCATTTTCAAGGATCAGCTCAAAGACTACCATAAGATGGTGGACAAGGGCATCATCCACCCCGAGTTCGCGGCCACCGTGAAGGAGAATTTCGATTTTGGCGGGGAAATCCTGCTGGGCCACCTGCGCTACGGCACCTCCGGCGTGTACACGTCAAAGAACTGCCATCCCTTCGTACGCCAGTCCAATTGGCCGACGAAGAACCTCATGCTGGCCGGCAATTTCACCATTACCAACGAGAAGGACCTCAACAACTCGCTCATCAACCGCGGGCAGCACCCGATCTTCGGGACCGATACGCAGGCTGTGCTGGAGGAGGTGGGCTTCCATCTCGACGAGGCGCACGACGCCATCTACCACCGCATGCGCGACCAGAACATGGACGGCAGGCGGATCCCAAAGATCATCAGCAAGGAGCTGGATCCCATTCGTATCCTGCAGAAATCCGCCGAAGGCTGGGATGGCGGTTACACCATCGCCGGACTGATTGGCAACGGCGATGCCTTCGTCATGCGGGACCCGCGGGGCATCCGGCCCTGTTTCTATTTCCAGAATGATGAAATCATCGCTTTTGCTTCGGAGCGGGTTGCGCTGATGACGATTTTCAACCAGCCGCAGGAGAGCGTTTGCGAGTTGGACCCGGGCACCGCGATCGTGATCAAGAACGACGGCAAGATTTACTCCGATCGCTTCATCGAGGACGAGCCGGTCAAGCCCTGTGCCTTCGAGCGCATCTATTTCTCGCGCGGCAACGACCCGGATATCTATCAGGAGCGCAAGGCGCTGGGCGGTGCGCTGCTTGATCAGGTAGTCGAGTCGATCGACAATGATTTCACCAACAGTGTGTTCAGCTTTATTCCGAACACGGCGGAGACCGCCTACTACGGCTTGCTGGAGTCCGTCCGCATTCATCGCCGCAAGGAGGTGAAGGCTGCGATCATTAAAGCACAGGCGGAGGGCACGCTGAATGAGGACCTGCTCGACCAACTGATCATGGACAACTGGCCCCGTGGCGAAAAGATCGCGCACAAGGACATCAAGTTACGCACCTTCATTTCGCAGGAAAAAGGGCGGGCCCAGCTGGTGTCCCACGTGTACGACATCACCTATGGGGTGGTCAAATCGAAGGACTGCCTAGTGGTGATCGACGACTCGATCGTGCGCGGCACCACGCTGAAGGAATCCATTCTCAAGATCCTGAGCCGGACCAATCCGCGCAAGATCGTCATCGCCTCCACCGCCCCTCAGATCCGCTACCCGGACTGTTACGGGATCGATATGTCCGAACTGGGCAAATTCATCGCGTTCAAGGCGACGGTTGCGCTGCTCAAGGAGGACGGAGCGAGCGACATCCTGCAGGAGATTTACCGCGACTGTTTGGCGCAGAAGGACTTGCCGGCCTCCGAGATGGTCAACCATGTGCGGCGCATCTACGACCGCTACACGGACGACCAGATCTCCGCCAAGATCGCCGAGCTGGTCTATCCGAAGAACATCCCCTGGAAGGGGGACCTCGATATCGTCTTCTTGACCGTCGAAAAGATGCGCGAGGCGATACCGGTGAACAACGGGGATTGGTACTTTACCGGCAACTATCCGACACCGGGTGGCTACTCGGTGCTCAACCGCGCCTTCATCAACTACTACGAGAAGAAGGACGGGCGCGCCTACTAA
- a CDS encoding TolB family protein — translation MPHLDLELAPGWREVDPRADAPELLVEQGGVLRHLRGDFDELHQFGSVGPVDCPLAYDARSRRAYRYVCETRLLRKDFSQLRAYDLNSGGVFPLLELPLNQWVLWQLDWLPGKDGEPGQLFGLLASDHTEDDDRIVIQHRLFAFNPAEAAPRVRPLCRDAYKPLAFSRQRREMVFAGAEGIHVVGLKGERRVSLTRESRPEGYGASFDPQGGGRVALGGAGIWIWDYEAGSLDRLSVVGRHPVWSQDGRGIWYGECSSDLFRYDTGSGQIEKILGIRQNRQTETWHARPVRQSPCGRYLAMSLTAKRLKGVTRQAGGMAEREHVYVHHHALCILDLERRELWRREGAFVNQVRWV, via the coding sequence ATGCCCCATCTCGACCTAGAACTTGCGCCCGGCTGGCGCGAAGTCGATCCGCGTGCCGATGCGCCGGAGCTACTGGTCGAGCAGGGGGGCGTGCTCCGTCATCTGCGCGGTGATTTTGACGAGTTGCATCAGTTCGGCTCCGTCGGGCCGGTGGATTGCCCCCTGGCCTACGATGCCCGTTCACGCCGCGCCTACCGCTATGTCTGCGAGACCCGGCTGCTGCGGAAGGATTTCAGCCAGCTGCGGGCTTACGATCTCAACAGCGGAGGCGTTTTTCCGTTGCTGGAGCTGCCGCTCAACCAGTGGGTGCTCTGGCAGCTGGACTGGCTCCCCGGCAAGGACGGTGAGCCGGGGCAACTCTTCGGCCTGCTGGCTTCGGATCATACCGAGGACGACGACCGCATTGTGATCCAGCACCGCCTGTTTGCCTTCAACCCGGCCGAGGCCGCACCGCGCGTGCGTCCGCTCTGCCGGGATGCCTACAAGCCGCTGGCCTTTAGTCGGCAGCGGCGCGAGATGGTATTTGCCGGTGCCGAAGGCATCCACGTGGTGGGCTTGAAAGGGGAGCGCCGGGTCAGCCTGACCCGTGAATCCCGGCCGGAAGGCTATGGCGCCTCTTTCGACCCGCAGGGGGGCGGCCGTGTGGCGCTGGGCGGGGCCGGTATCTGGATCTGGGATTACGAGGCCGGCTCGCTGGACCGGCTCAGTGTGGTCGGGCGACATCCCGTCTGGTCGCAGGATGGCCGCGGGATCTGGTACGGCGAGTGCAGCTCGGACCTGTTTCGTTACGATACCGGCAGCGGGCAAATCGAGAAGATCCTCGGTATCCGGCAAAACCGCCAGACCGAGACCTGGCACGCGCGCCCGGTCCGGCAAAGCCCCTGTGGCCGCTACCTCGCGATGTCACTGACCGCCAAGCGACTCAAAGGCGTGACCCGTCAGGCCGGCGGCATGGCCGAGCGCGAACATGTCTATGTGCACCACCACGCCCTTTGTATCCTCGACCTGGAGCGCCGGGAGCTCTGGCGCAGGGAAGGGGCTTTCGTGAACCAGGTACGCTGGGTCTGA
- a CDS encoding Co(2+)/Mg(2+) efflux protein ApaG, giving the protein MSDESKTLPGLRASLDKLVYFHDAQKRGSEMEHVFIYFITISNLSDQRVTLLGRRWVLNEATGHRKVIEGDGIVGKEPTLSPGEVFSYNSYHMTHCNCTAQGAFHGLDESGAHIHVPIPAFEMHIPEADGGHSTT; this is encoded by the coding sequence GTGTCCGACGAGAGCAAAACGCTGCCGGGCCTCCGCGCCTCACTCGACAAACTGGTCTATTTTCACGACGCCCAAAAACGGGGCAGTGAAATGGAACACGTCTTCATCTATTTCATCACCATCAGTAACCTTTCCGACCAACGGGTGACCCTGCTGGGCCGGCGCTGGGTGCTCAACGAGGCCACCGGCCACCGGAAAGTGATCGAAGGCGACGGAATCGTCGGCAAGGAGCCGACACTCTCCCCCGGCGAGGTATTTTCCTACAACAGTTATCATATGACGCATTGCAATTGCACCGCTCAGGGCGCATTTCATGGCCTCGACGAATCCGGAGCACATATCCATGTGCCCATTCCAGCCTTCGAAATGCACATCCCTGAAGCGGACGGAGGTCATTCCACCACATGA